The following are from one region of the Carnobacterium gallinarum DSM 4847 genome:
- a CDS encoding galactitol-1-phosphate 5-dehydrogenase → MKALVLNGKEDMTLQDVEVPMIEEGTQVLVKVAYCGVCGSDMPRFFEGAVHAFPQILGHEFSGIVTEIGSQVTRSVVGDRVVVAPLTVCGKCSQCMSGNPQMCEDYGFIGSHQAGAFAEYVVVPQENIIKIPDTVSLKEAALIEPFTVGLHAIERFRIKADGRILVLGAGPIGLLTVAALRARGVGEIIIVDLNDYRLEFAKTIGVDKVLNPTKVNLAEWFAKHGFADATFETAGNPVTQVQAIEFTKKKGQVVYVGTSEKDVVFPAKVFEQIFRKELLITGSMMSYSAPFPGYEWTGTLDYLQREMINLAPFITSIYQLEDEARPFYDSRKRDSKEVKVLYEVGGES, encoded by the coding sequence ATGAAAGCGTTAGTTTTAAATGGCAAAGAAGATATGACTTTGCAAGATGTTGAGGTGCCTATGATTGAAGAAGGCACTCAAGTTTTAGTGAAAGTTGCTTATTGTGGCGTGTGTGGATCAGATATGCCACGTTTTTTTGAAGGAGCGGTTCATGCTTTTCCACAAATCCTAGGACATGAATTTTCAGGAATTGTAACAGAAATTGGTAGTCAGGTGACAAGGTCAGTAGTTGGCGACCGTGTTGTAGTAGCGCCATTAACTGTTTGTGGCAAATGTTCTCAGTGCATGTCAGGCAATCCCCAAATGTGCGAGGATTATGGCTTTATTGGTTCCCATCAAGCAGGAGCATTCGCTGAATATGTAGTCGTTCCACAAGAAAATATCATCAAAATTCCAGATACGGTTTCCTTAAAAGAGGCAGCCTTAATTGAACCATTTACAGTGGGATTACATGCAATTGAGCGATTTCGGATTAAAGCGGATGGGCGCATCTTAGTTTTAGGCGCTGGTCCTATTGGGCTATTAACGGTAGCAGCGCTGAGAGCTCGAGGGGTTGGAGAGATTATAATCGTTGATTTAAATGATTATCGATTAGAATTTGCCAAAACGATTGGAGTGGATAAGGTTTTGAATCCCACAAAAGTTAATTTAGCTGAATGGTTTGCCAAGCATGGTTTTGCTGATGCGACCTTTGAAACAGCTGGCAATCCAGTTACGCAAGTTCAAGCAATAGAGTTTACTAAGAAAAAAGGACAGGTTGTTTATGTTGGAACAAGTGAGAAAGATGTCGTTTTCCCAGCTAAAGTTTTTGAACAGATTTTTAGAAAAGAATTATTAATTACTGGTTCAATGATGTCTTATTCAGCGCCATTTCCCGGCTATGAATGGACAGGAACGTTAGACTATTTACAACGGGAAATGATTAATTTAGCGCCGTTTATTACAAGTATTTATCAGTTGGAAGATGAAGCGCGACCATTTTATGATAGTCGCAAACGAGATTCAAAGGAAGTGAAGGTATTATACGAAGTCGGGGGTGAAAGTTAA